One genomic window of Cricetulus griseus strain 17A/GY chromosome 3, alternate assembly CriGri-PICRH-1.0, whole genome shotgun sequence includes the following:
- the Mrpl46 gene encoding 39S ribosomal protein L46, mitochondrial isoform X2, with protein sequence MAAPVGRTLLGATRGWRRLDSLWAGSPRSRGLSLEAAPSGSRSPWRLWGALCLQRPPLITKPLTPLQQEMADLLQKVETERSLYSDHELRALEEAKQLAKKKADLYDDGQDEQGVTLVQDLEDIWEQAFLQFKPGARVTEADKKNDRTSLNRKLDRNLVLLVREKLGDQELWMLPQVQWQPGETLRGTAERILATLSENSMEAKFLGNAPCGHYKFKLPKAIRTESDIGVKVFFFKALLLTGDVPQTGKKSHHVWASKEELGDYLQPKYLAQVRRFLLDF encoded by the exons ATGGCGGCGCCCGTGGGGCGTACTCTGTTAGGGGCGACTAGAGGCTGGCGGCGTCTCGACAGTCTCTGGGCAGGTAGCCCGCGTTCTCGTGGCCTGTCCCTTGAGGCAGCGCCGTCGGGCAGCCGGTCTCCATGGCGCTTGTGGGGCGCCTTGTGTCTGCAGCGGCCACCGCTGATCACCAAGCCGCTCACCCCATTGCAGCAAGAGATGGCGGATCTACTACAGAAG gtggagacagagagaagtctGTATTCAGATCACGAGCTTCGTGCTCTGGAGGAAGCTAAGCAACTGGCGAAGAAGAAAGCTGACCTTTATGATGATGGCCAAGATGAGCAGGGCGTTACACTTGTACAGGACTTAGAAGATATATGGGAGCAGGCATTCCTACAATTCAAACCTGGAGCTCGAGTAACAG AAGCTGATAAAAAAAATGACCGAACCTCGCTGAATCGTAAACTAGACAGGAACCTTGTCCTCCTAGTCAGAGAGAAGCTTGGGGATCAGGAACTTTGGATGCTCCCTCAAGTACAGTGGCAGCCTGGGGAGACCCTTCGAGGGACAGCTGAGCGAATCCTGGCCACACTCTCAG aaaacagCATGGAAGCCAAGTTCCTAGGGAATGCACCTTGTGGGCACTATAAGTTCAAACTCCCCAAGGCAATTCGGACAGAGAGTGACATTGGGGTCAAAGTCTTCTTCTTCAAAGCTCTGCTGCTCACAGGAGATGTCCCTCAGACTGGGAAGAAGTCCCATCATGTGTGGGCCAGTAAGGAAGAGCTAGGTGACTATCTGCAGCCCAAGTACCTGGCTCAGGTCAGGAGATTTCTTCTGGACTTCTGA